The Vibrio sp. STUT-A11 region CCATCATCTCTAAGCCGATAAAACCACCACCCACAACGGTCGCATGTTCAGGTTTGTTCATTTGGATCGTTTCAATGATGCGATCCATATCTGGGATATTGCGCAATGAGTGCGTTAACGGGTTATCAAGACCAGGAATTGGCGGAACGATTGGGCCTGCACCCGGACTAAGCAGTAAGAAGTCGTAAGATTCTTCGTGCTCTGAGCCATCAAGAAGATTCTTTACTGTAACCGTCTTTTCCTGACGGTTTACCGAGACCACTTCATTCATCACACGAACATCGACATTGAAGCGCGCTAAGAAACTGTCTGGTGTTTGTAGTAACAGCTTACTGCGATCTTCGATGTCGCCGCCAATGTGGTAAGGCAGGCCACAATTGGCAAAAGAAACGAATGGGCCACGTTCAAACATGATAATTTCTGCGTCTTCACTCAGACGACGAGCACGCGCTGCTGCAGATGCGCCACCAGCGACACCACCGACGATTAAAATCTTAGTCATTATTAACTCCAAGTTTTAGGATGAGCTGACTTACATTGTAGAGCCAGCTCGAATCATCTAGGTTAACTAAAACCTAATTTTTTTAAAAAATAAGCGGCAGGACAAATTCCGGTATAAGCACTCTGAATTAGGTTAGCGCCAATAAACACGGTAAACCAAATGAAGTTACTGTGAACGAATACGGTGAGTAGGACCGAAACTAAAACCATCGTCCCGGCAAACACTCTTACTGCATTTTCTAACGTCATAACTCTTCTCCTTAGAGCTGTTAAACTGAAACAGCCATCCTTTAATAATCTCACTATAAACATCTAAATTAGATGTGTCTAATGTTGATTGAGCTAAATTCATAAAAACTAATTTAGTGTTGACTAAATATTGTTGTTAAGTAAACTCTAATTTAGTTGTTAATGTAGAGGTGAGTCATGAGCTATACAGCAACGGACGTAGTGAAGATGAAAGGCAGCGCAATTGAAGCCGCAGATCTACTTAAAGTGATGGCGCATCCGGAAAGATTAATGGTTTTGTGCCAACTAACACAAGGCGAGGTTGGTGTTGGGGAGTTGCAAAAACATTCCTTCCTGAGCCAGTCCGCGTTCTCACAACATTTAACCGTGTTGCGTAAACACAATTTAATCAGCGCTCGTAAAGAAGCACAACAGGTATTTTACTCGTTGTCTGAACCGAGAGTTGAGTCATTAATTAAAGCACTACATGGTGTATTCTGTAGTTGAGTATTTTAACTTCTTTTTGGTAGTTAACTAAATATAAATCAACGCATTAAACTATAATCTATAGAGGTAAGCAATGTTAGACGTCATTCCATGGGAATCGTTGTTTGGTGGCATGTTATTGGGAGTTTCTGCCACGGTTTTGTTGTTAGTTAACGGTAAAATTGCCGGTATCAGTGGAATTATGAATGGCATCATGTCACCGAAGAAAGGGGATTATTCATGGCGACTTCTGTTTGCAGTTGGCATGATTGTCGGTGGCTTTGTAAGTGTTTTATTACTTGGCGTAGCCGTACCAAGTACCGCAAATCTTTCAATAGGTTTGGTATTAGCGGCGGGCTTACTTGTTGGGATTGGCACCAGACTAGGTAACGGATGTACCAGTGGTCATGGCATTTGTGGCATGGGGCGTTTGTCTAAGCGCTCTATCGTTGCAACATGTGTATTTATGGCCGTTGCTGGTTTGACCGTTTTTGTTCGACTTCACTTAGGGTCTGTTGACCTTTAGAGCTGATTTTTGCAGCGTTTGTGGGGCCTTTATACAAGGCAGAGGGTTTGAAGTGTAGTTCTACTACCTGAAAAGCCGATAACGCTGTAGAAAGGCTCCACAAACGCTGCCCGAAGGGTTCGGCTAAAAGCGTTTTACTCTTTGTTGAGAGGTATTTTGCTTAGAATGACTAGGCTACAAACCTCTCGCCGCGATTAAAACGCTTTTATCGCGAACAAAATTTAACCTCGAAAGGTTAACAGACCCTTATATAAGAGAGATTCCATGAACAACACTATTTTTCGTATTGCTGCGCTTGTGAGCGGTATTTTGTTTGGTATGGGTATGGCTGTTTCGGGCATGATTGATCCGGCGAAAGTTATTGGATTTTTAGATATTTCTGGAAATTGGGATCCAAGTTTGGCTTTTGTGATGGGCGGCGCACTGGCTGTGTTTATGCCAAGCTACTTTTTAATTATCAAGCCGAGAAAACAATCAGTTAGTGGTGCCGAAATGTGTACCCCGACAAACACAAAGATCGATTCTCGATTGTTGTCTGGTGCGGCGATCTTCGGTTTAGGCTGGGGATTGGCTGGTATTTGTCCTGGCCCTGCAGTGGCAAGTTTGGCGTTAGGTAATGTCAGTATTGTTTTGTTCTTTGTTGCAATGTTAGCAGGCTCAATGTTTGCGAAACTGGTCATCAACTCGCGTGAAGAGAAGATGAAAACAGCCAAAGCATAAATTATGTGATCAAAAAATGGAGGGAGTAGGATGCCCGGAAATCAAAAGCGCAGTTTTGTTCAATCCGTGATGAACAGCTTTTTCCCTCCGATCATGATCTTATTGGCCTTTGTGGTCGGTGCAGCCGCGTTGTGGCTAACGCCAAAAGAAGAAGATCCTCAGATCGTGGTACCCATGGCCGATGTTCTGGTTTCTGCACCGGGTCTGAGTGCTTCACAAGTCGAAAATCAAATCACAGAACCTTTAGAGAAGT contains the following coding sequences:
- a CDS encoding DUF2892 domain-containing protein, whose protein sequence is MTLENAVRVFAGTMVLVSVLLTVFVHSNFIWFTVFIGANLIQSAYTGICPAAYFLKKLGFS
- a CDS encoding metalloregulator ArsR/SmtB family transcription factor, with protein sequence MSYTATDVVKMKGSAIEAADLLKVMAHPERLMVLCQLTQGEVGVGELQKHSFLSQSAFSQHLTVLRKHNLISARKEAQQVFYSLSEPRVESLIKALHGVFCS
- a CDS encoding YeeE/YedE family protein, coding for MLDVIPWESLFGGMLLGVSATVLLLVNGKIAGISGIMNGIMSPKKGDYSWRLLFAVGMIVGGFVSVLLLGVAVPSTANLSIGLVLAAGLLVGIGTRLGNGCTSGHGICGMGRLSKRSIVATCVFMAVAGLTVFVRLHLGSVDL
- a CDS encoding YeeE/YedE family protein, with the protein product MNNTIFRIAALVSGILFGMGMAVSGMIDPAKVIGFLDISGNWDPSLAFVMGGALAVFMPSYFLIIKPRKQSVSGAEMCTPTNTKIDSRLLSGAAIFGLGWGLAGICPGPAVASLALGNVSIVLFFVAMLAGSMFAKLVINSREEKMKTAKA